The following coding sequences are from one Pasteurellaceae bacterium RH1A window:
- a CDS encoding repressor LexA, with translation MKRQQMLTQRQQEIFDFVKNHIETTGMPPTRVEIAREIGFRSPNAAEEHLKALARKGYIEMISGTSRGIRILVNDEAANDDEGLPLVGKVAAGAPILAIEHIENHYPVNGSLFSPAADYLLKVSGNSMEKIGILDGDLLAVHRTSSVRNGQVVVARVDDEVTVKRLEKKGNLIYLHPENDELEPIVVDPRFQFIEIEGLAVGVIRSNAWM, from the coding sequence ATGAAACGACAACAGATGCTAACCCAACGCCAGCAAGAGATTTTTGACTTCGTTAAAAATCATATCGAAACCACGGGTATGCCGCCAACACGGGTTGAAATCGCCCGTGAGATTGGCTTCCGCTCCCCCAATGCTGCGGAAGAACATTTAAAAGCCCTGGCCCGCAAAGGCTACATTGAGATGATTTCTGGCACTTCTCGTGGTATCCGCATTTTAGTGAATGATGAAGCTGCCAACGATGATGAAGGCCTGCCTCTAGTGGGTAAGGTTGCAGCCGGCGCGCCTATCCTGGCCATTGAACACATTGAAAACCACTACCCTGTAAACGGTTCCCTCTTCTCGCCTGCGGCTGATTATTTACTCAAGGTCAGCGGCAACTCTATGGAGAAAATCGGCATTTTAGACGGCGATTTATTGGCTGTGCATAGAACATCATCTGTTCGCAATGGCCAGGTTGTGGTTGCTCGAGTGGACGATGAAGTCACCGTTAAACGCTTGGAGAAAAAGGGCAATCTGATTTATCTGCACCCTGAAAATGATGAGCTAGAGCCGATTGTGGTTGATCCTCGCTTTCAGTTTATTGAAATTGAGGGCCTGGCTGTAGGGGTTATCCGCAGTAATGCCTGGATGTAA
- a CDS encoding glycerol-3-phosphate 1-O-acyltransferase, with protein MSAFLAFYRKALNFPLSLLVKSRAIPTDPVAELGLNLEQPIIYVLPYTSQTDLLILQKHCAALNLPDPLANNEIEGQSLPRFVFLDEGRRFFKSKGAKSETEKLFYRYLDLHRSLPDLDVQLVPVSVLWGRFPGKEGAPDLRFLGFFQRLVTMVWFGRDNFIRFSQALSLRFMVEKHGADEKIAQKLSRVAKMHFAKQRYSATGPKLPNRQAMFNKLLQSPAILAAIDDEARKPKSSPEKARKEAEKILKEIAADVRHDSLRMADRFLSWLWNKLYQGINVQNGDRVRKLALEGHEIVYVPCHRSHMDYLLLSYILYHQGLVPPHIAAGINLNFWPAGPLFRSWGAFFLRRTFKGNRLYSTIFREYLAELFYRGYSVEYFIEGGRSRTGRLLEPKTGMMSMTLQALQRGLTRPISIVPVYIGYEHVLEVDTYAKELRGAEKEKENAGLVFRVIKKLRNLGQGFVNFGEPIAVNHYLNEHFPEWKHVTEDSRPKWLGDAVEQVAHTVMININKAAAVNAKNLVGSALLASRQRSLTREQLLEQLDSYMQLFKNVPYSQDMTVPADSAEAMLEHVLQLPRSGVLSEKDSFGEIIRLDRQSAVLMTYYRNNIQHLFVLPSLVASIVLHHEAVSKDFVIQSVSKIYPFLKAELFLHFSETEVRPQIEAIISEFTRQNLIKNESDMLMINRSRVRSLQLHSAGVREILQRYYISLNVLLDQPDISRNELEKESRSIAQRLSVLHGINAPEFFDKALFSTFSNSLKSQGYFDEEGNAILAKVQDVDTLLKGLISIEIQLTVQGAMAKPERVEEVKAEEEKEEKEDQQAV; from the coding sequence ATGTCTGCATTTTTAGCTTTTTACCGTAAAGCCCTAAACTTCCCCCTCTCCTTGTTGGTGAAATCCCGTGCCATTCCAACCGATCCTGTGGCGGAATTGGGCCTTAACCTTGAGCAGCCCATTATCTATGTGCTGCCTTATACCTCCCAAACCGATCTGCTTATCCTGCAAAAGCACTGTGCAGCCCTTAATTTGCCTGATCCCCTGGCCAATAATGAGATCGAGGGCCAATCCCTGCCACGTTTTGTCTTTTTAGATGAAGGCCGCCGCTTTTTTAAATCCAAGGGGGCGAAAAGCGAAACGGAAAAGCTCTTTTATCGTTATTTAGACTTGCACCGCAGCCTGCCTGATCTGGATGTGCAACTGGTGCCAGTGTCGGTCTTGTGGGGGCGTTTCCCTGGCAAGGAAGGGGCACCAGATTTACGCTTTTTAGGCTTTTTCCAGCGTTTGGTGACCATGGTTTGGTTTGGGCGGGATAATTTTATCCGCTTCTCCCAGGCTCTTTCCCTGCGTTTTATGGTGGAGAAACACGGGGCGGACGAAAAAATCGCCCAAAAACTCTCCCGTGTGGCCAAAATGCACTTTGCCAAGCAACGTTATTCTGCCACAGGGCCAAAATTGCCCAACCGTCAGGCCATGTTTAACAAGCTCTTGCAATCGCCTGCCATTTTAGCGGCCATTGACGATGAGGCCAGAAAGCCGAAAAGCTCGCCTGAAAAAGCCCGCAAAGAAGCAGAAAAAATCCTCAAAGAAATTGCCGCTGATGTCCGCCACGACAGCCTGCGCATGGCCGACCGTTTCCTAAGCTGGCTCTGGAACAAGCTCTATCAGGGCATCAATGTGCAAAACGGCGACCGAGTACGCAAGCTGGCCCTAGAAGGCCACGAGATTGTCTATGTGCCCTGCCACCGCAGCCACATGGACTACCTCTTGCTCTCCTACATTCTCTACCATCAAGGCCTAGTGCCGCCGCATATTGCCGCGGGCATTAACCTCAATTTCTGGCCTGCCGGCCCGCTCTTCCGCAGTTGGGGAGCCTTCTTCCTGCGCCGCACCTTCAAGGGTAACCGCCTCTATTCCACTATTTTCCGAGAATATTTGGCTGAACTCTTCTACCGTGGCTATTCGGTGGAATATTTTATTGAGGGCGGCCGCTCACGCACAGGCCGTCTCTTAGAGCCGAAAACGGGCATGATGTCCATGACCCTCCAGGCCCTGCAACGTGGTTTGACCCGCCCTATCAGCATTGTGCCAGTCTATATTGGCTATGAACATGTGCTGGAGGTGGACACCTATGCCAAGGAATTGCGTGGGGCAGAGAAAGAGAAAGAAAATGCCGGCCTGGTCTTCCGTGTGATCAAAAAATTACGCAATCTTGGCCAGGGCTTTGTGAATTTTGGTGAGCCGATTGCGGTCAATCACTACCTCAACGAGCATTTCCCAGAATGGAAACATGTCACCGAAGACAGCCGTCCGAAATGGCTGGGCGATGCGGTTGAACAGGTGGCGCATACGGTGATGATCAACATCAACAAGGCTGCGGCCGTCAATGCTAAAAATTTAGTGGGATCGGCACTTTTAGCCTCCCGCCAGCGCTCGCTCACCCGTGAGCAGTTGCTCGAACAGCTCGACAGCTATATGCAGCTCTTTAAAAACGTGCCTTATTCCCAGGATATGACCGTGCCTGCTGACAGTGCTGAGGCCATGTTGGAGCACGTTCTTCAGTTGCCTCGCTCGGGCGTCTTGTCTGAAAAGGACAGCTTCGGCGAAATCATCCGCCTCGATCGCCAGTCGGCCGTACTCATGACCTATTACCGCAACAACATCCAGCATCTCTTTGTGCTGCCGTCCTTGGTGGCCAGCATTGTCCTGCACCATGAAGCGGTATCGAAGGATTTTGTTATCCAGTCTGTTAGTAAGATTTATCCTTTCCTCAAGGCGGAACTCTTTTTGCATTTTAGTGAGACCGAAGTCCGCCCGCAAATTGAGGCCATTATTAGTGAATTTACCCGCCAGAACCTGATCAAAAATGAAAGCGATATGCTTATGATCAACCGCTCTCGAGTGCGTTCTTTACAGCTTCATTCAGCCGGCGTGCGGGAAATCCTGCAACGTTACTACATCAGCCTCAATGTCCTTTTAGACCAGCCAGATATTAGCCGTAATGAACTGGAAAAAGAAAGCCGTTCCATTGCCCAGCGTTTGTCTGTCCTGCACGGCATCAACGCTCCAGAATTCTTCGACAAGGCACTCTTCTCCACCTTCAGCAACAGCCTCAAATCTCAGGGCTACTTTGATGAAGAGGGCAATGCCATCTTGGCCAAGGTGCAAGATGTGGACACTCTCTTAAAGGGCCTAATTTCCATTGAAATCCAACTGACCGTACAAGGAGCCATGGCAAAGCCTGAACGGGTTGAGGAAGTGAAGGCTGAAGAAGAAAAGGAAGAAAAAGAGGATCAACAAGCGGTTTAA